The Montipora capricornis isolate CH-2021 chromosome 6, ASM3666992v2, whole genome shotgun sequence genome has a window encoding:
- the LOC138050833 gene encoding uncharacterized protein — translation MINDLDTNAQQWKYVDDTTTSEVVVKGGVSHMQAIANRVIEWSRENRVQLNADKCKELRISFAKEQRAFDPVIIEGKEVELVTSTKLLGLTIANDLTWNDHVTVITKKASKRLYFLTQLKRAGVPKQDLAMFYVSCVRSLIDYAAPVFSNGLPQYLKNELVRLEKRAISIITSGKCNSAIEVGVTPILERHYVLCSKFFDNIVNDPNHKLKALLPPDYDNSRYNLRRPRHFNMPKLCTNRTRNTFIYAMSKQSRL, via the coding sequence ATGATTAACGACCTTGATACGAACGCGCAGCAATGGAAATATGTGGACGACACCACGACGTCTGAGGTAGTAGTAAAGGGCGGAGTAAGTCACATGCAAGCAATAGCTAACAGAGTAATAGAGTGGTCCCGCGAGAACAGGGTTCAACTAAACGCTGATAAGTGTAAAGAACTCAGGATCTCCTTTGCTAAAGAGCAAAGAGCCTTTGATCCCGTCATCATAGAAGGGAAGGAGGTAGAGTTAGTGACTAGTACAAAGCTACTAGGCCTTACAATAGCGAACGATCTAACATGGAACGACCATGTAACTGTGATAACCAAAAAGGCTAGCAAGAGGCTCTATTTCCTAACTCAGTTAAAAAGAGCGGGAGTTCCGAAACAAGATCTAGCAATGTTCTATGTATCGTGCGTGAGATCTCTTATAGATTATGCGGCACCTGTCTTTTCCAACGGTCTCCCACAGTACTTAAAGAACGAGCTGGTAAGGCTCGAGAAAAGAGCAATATCAATAATAACATCAGGAAAGTGCAACTCGGCAATAGAGGTGGGGGTAACACCCATTTTGGAGCGTCATTACGTACTATGCAGCAAGTTTTTTGATAACATTGTCAACGACCCAAACCATAAATTGAAAGCGCTCCTTCCACCGGACTATGACAACTCACGCTATAACCTAAGACGACCGCGCCATTTTAATATGCCAAAGCTTTGTACGAACAGAACAAGAAACACTTTTATATATGCGATGTCCAAACAGTCCAGGCTGTAG